A section of the Paenibacillus yonginensis genome encodes:
- a CDS encoding L-aspartate oxidase has translation MIPQYLVDFDLKTMPSAYTDVVIIGSGIAGLFTALKAAETRKVTLITKKELMESNTRYAQGGIAAVMSEEDSTAEHMQDTLVAGAGLCRPEAVQVLAEEGPAAVHELMALGAEFDVEGGRLALTKEGAHSHRRILHAHGDATGFEIVRALAGKARNHANIKLLEHHYVIDLVQDELGCRGVLVQRPDGDRIYLQSTAVVLCSGGAGQLYRYTTNPEVATADGLAMAYRAGAVIRDAEFIQFHPTALCYAGAPRFLISEAVRGEGAVLRNSRGERFMEKYHPQLELAPRDVVARAIVSEMEQTHANMVYLDITHEKPEVIRHRFPTIYETCLSYGLDMTTDWIPVAPAAHYMMGGVRTNLDGETNIPRLFACGEVSSTGVHGANRLASNSLSEALVFGSRIVKRIQKLEVLPEQVCTGYDETRTAQPARDLAERKLKLQKTMVRKVGLRRTGELLQEGLEELKRELGIFQAKLVTAEQLEFANMLTSSLLIAEMALQREESRGGHYREDFPERNDEKWRQHQLCRRDQQLLEVQSL, from the coding sequence ATGATACCGCAATATTTGGTCGATTTTGATTTGAAGACAATGCCGTCGGCTTACACCGATGTCGTCATTATCGGATCTGGAATTGCCGGTTTGTTCACCGCTTTGAAGGCAGCCGAGACCCGTAAGGTAACCTTGATTACGAAGAAAGAGCTGATGGAGAGCAACACCCGATACGCGCAAGGCGGCATCGCTGCGGTTATGTCGGAGGAGGATTCAACAGCCGAGCATATGCAGGACACCCTGGTGGCCGGAGCTGGCTTATGCCGTCCGGAGGCCGTGCAGGTGTTGGCAGAAGAAGGACCCGCCGCGGTTCACGAGCTGATGGCTCTTGGTGCCGAGTTCGATGTGGAGGGCGGCAGGCTGGCCTTGACGAAAGAAGGGGCGCATAGCCACCGCCGGATTCTGCATGCGCACGGGGATGCGACCGGATTTGAAATTGTTCGTGCGCTCGCCGGCAAAGCAAGGAACCATGCCAATATTAAACTTCTCGAACATCATTATGTGATTGACCTCGTGCAGGATGAGCTGGGCTGTCGCGGGGTGCTGGTTCAGCGTCCGGACGGCGACCGGATTTATTTGCAGAGCACGGCGGTTGTTTTATGCTCGGGCGGGGCTGGCCAGCTGTATCGTTATACGACCAACCCCGAAGTCGCTACGGCCGATGGACTGGCTATGGCTTATCGCGCAGGGGCCGTTATTCGGGATGCCGAGTTTATTCAGTTTCATCCTACAGCTCTTTGTTATGCGGGAGCTCCCCGGTTTCTGATCTCAGAGGCTGTGCGGGGCGAAGGAGCGGTGCTGCGCAACAGTCGCGGGGAACGTTTTATGGAGAAATACCATCCTCAGCTTGAGCTGGCACCACGTGATGTAGTAGCGCGGGCGATTGTAAGTGAAATGGAACAAACGCATGCCAATATGGTTTATTTGGATATTACGCACGAGAAGCCGGAGGTGATCCGGCATCGTTTCCCTACCATCTATGAAACCTGTTTAAGTTATGGCCTCGATATGACCACAGACTGGATTCCTGTGGCTCCGGCTGCGCATTATATGATGGGGGGCGTTCGGACCAACCTGGATGGGGAGACGAATATTCCAAGGTTATTTGCCTGTGGAGAGGTTTCCTCGACGGGAGTACACGGTGCCAACCGCCTGGCCAGCAATTCGTTATCGGAAGCGCTGGTGTTTGGTTCCCGTATCGTTAAGCGGATACAGAAGCTCGAGGTTCTGCCGGAGCAGGTTTGCACCGGCTACGATGAAACCCGCACGGCTCAGCCCGCCCGGGACCTTGCCGAGCGAAAGCTCAAGCTGCAGAAGACGATGGTCCGCAAGGTCGGACTTCGCCGGACTGGCGAGCTTTTGCAGGAAGGGCTGGAGGAGCTGAAGCGTGAGCTGGGGATTTTTCAGGCCAAACTGGTGACCGCTGAGCAGCTGGAATTTGCCAATATGCTCACTTCGTCCCTTCTTATAGCGGAGATGGCGCTGCAGCGCGAGGAAAGCCGTGGGGGACATTACCGGGAAGACTTCCCGGAACGAAATGATGAGAAGTGGCGCCAACATCAGCTGTGCCGCCGCGATCAACAACTGCTGGAGGTACAAAGCTTATGA
- the nadA gene encoding quinolinate synthase NadA, protein MEALALERKAEQNRELREKLLRLKKERNAIILAHYYQRDEIQEVADFRGDSFLLAQKAAATDAEVIVFCGVHFMGESAKILAPNKTVLIPDERAGCPMADMVNVDGLRKLKAQHPNAKVVTYINSSAEIKAETDICCTSSNAVKVIQSLDAEEIIWVPDKNLGHYVQQHTDKKMIIWEGYCNTHDMLTVKHVMEMKAKYPDAEFVVHPECRPEVVAMGDFVGSTTAILDYCKNSPAKRFIVGTEDGTGYQLRLDSPDKEFIFATKFLVCPNMKVNNLKKLVKCLETMQPQIYVPTEVADKARTSLERMLQVQ, encoded by the coding sequence GTGGAAGCATTAGCTTTGGAGCGGAAAGCGGAACAGAACCGCGAGCTGCGAGAGAAGCTTCTTCGTTTAAAGAAAGAACGCAATGCCATTATACTCGCTCATTATTATCAGCGTGATGAAATACAAGAGGTCGCTGACTTCAGAGGGGATTCCTTTCTCCTTGCCCAGAAAGCCGCAGCAACCGATGCTGAGGTCATTGTGTTTTGCGGGGTTCATTTCATGGGAGAAAGCGCCAAAATTCTGGCCCCGAACAAAACGGTATTGATTCCGGATGAACGCGCCGGCTGTCCAATGGCCGACATGGTCAATGTGGATGGTCTTCGCAAGCTGAAAGCCCAGCATCCCAATGCCAAGGTTGTCACCTACATTAACTCTTCAGCCGAAATCAAAGCGGAAACCGATATATGCTGCACCTCATCCAACGCCGTTAAGGTGATCCAGTCGCTGGATGCGGAAGAAATCATTTGGGTGCCGGATAAGAATCTCGGTCATTACGTCCAGCAGCATACAGATAAGAAAATGATCATTTGGGAAGGCTACTGCAACACTCATGATATGCTGACGGTCAAACATGTCATGGAGATGAAAGCCAAATACCCGGATGCCGAATTTGTCGTACACCCGGAATGCCGGCCCGAAGTGGTCGCGATGGGCGACTTTGTTGGCAGCACTACAGCAATCCTGGATTATTGCAAAAATTCCCCTGCCAAACGGTTTATCGTCGGCACGGAAGACGGAACCGGCTACCAGCTCCGTCTGGACAGCCCGGACAAGGAATTTATTTTTGCCACCAAATTTCTGGTTTGTCCGAATATGAAAGTCAACAACCTGAAGAAGCTGGTCAAATGTCTCGAGACCATGCAGCCGCAGATTTACGTTCCAACCGAGGTTGCCGACAAGGCCAGAACATCCCTAGAGCGCATGTTACAAGTTCAGTAG
- the ftsH gene encoding ATP-dependent zinc metalloprotease FtsH has protein sequence MNRFIRNSGFYLILFLVVVGIVQFLSGGNESANTPRYDELRQQLAANQVEEMTAQFDGYTYRVTGKYREQIGDNKSKNFTTYVPYDTAVISELTIKAQQNNVKFSMKPMEGESIWLTFLTSIIPLAIMFILFFFLFNQAQGGGGKVMNFGKSRARLYNEEKKKVTFEDVAGADEEKQELVEVVEFLKDPRKFSAVGARIPKGVLLVGPPGTGKTLLARAVAGEAGVPFFSISGSDFVEMFVGVGASRVRDLFENAKKNAPCIIFIDEIDAVGRQRGAGLGGGHDEREQTLNQLLVEMDGFGANEGIIIVAATNRPDILDPALLRPGRFDRQITVDRPDVKGREAVLKVHARNKPLTKNVNLNTIAKRTTGFTGADLENLLNEAALLAARRNRRDISMTEVDEAIDRVIVGTEKRSRVISDREKRIVAFHEAGHTIVGYFLEHADMVHKVTIIPRGRAGGYVIMMPKEDRTLVTKQELLDRVTGLLGGRVAEELFIGEIGTGAYSDFQQATSIVRSMIVEYGMSDKLGPMQFGTSQGQVFLGRDIGHEQNYSDQIAYEIDQEMQRFITECYERCRQLLTEHSKEVHLIAETLLERETLELEDIKQLIENGRIEEGNNDDGGSHNGGDESGTPIIDNVGDVKVRIQGKEGTEPNIPQGDIPNNLPGEGEPSRDIPLDTPDGTVKDLPTGPSEDGHKDEDPNGGGNRSV, from the coding sequence ATGAATCGGTTCATCCGGAATTCTGGTTTTTATTTGATACTTTTCTTAGTAGTGGTGGGCATTGTCCAATTCCTAAGCGGCGGTAATGAATCGGCAAATACCCCTCGATATGATGAACTGCGCCAGCAGCTTGCAGCGAATCAAGTAGAGGAAATGACCGCGCAATTTGACGGCTACACCTATCGGGTAACCGGCAAATACAGAGAGCAAATTGGGGATAATAAATCCAAAAACTTTACCACCTACGTTCCTTATGATACTGCGGTCATAAGCGAATTAACGATTAAGGCCCAGCAGAATAACGTTAAATTCAGTATGAAGCCAATGGAAGGGGAAAGCATTTGGCTGACTTTCCTGACCTCCATTATTCCGTTGGCGATTATGTTTATTTTGTTCTTCTTCCTGTTCAACCAAGCCCAGGGGGGCGGCGGCAAAGTCATGAATTTCGGCAAGAGCCGTGCCCGCTTATATAATGAAGAGAAGAAGAAGGTTACTTTTGAAGATGTAGCGGGGGCAGACGAAGAGAAACAGGAACTGGTCGAAGTTGTTGAATTCTTGAAGGATCCTCGTAAGTTCTCGGCAGTCGGGGCACGTATCCCGAAAGGGGTACTGCTTGTAGGTCCTCCGGGAACAGGTAAGACACTCCTAGCCAGAGCCGTAGCAGGCGAAGCTGGCGTACCGTTCTTCAGCATTTCAGGTTCGGATTTCGTGGAAATGTTCGTCGGTGTCGGCGCATCCCGTGTCCGTGACTTGTTCGAGAATGCCAAGAAGAATGCCCCATGTATTATCTTTATCGATGAAATTGACGCTGTAGGTCGTCAGCGCGGCGCCGGACTCGGCGGCGGACATGACGAACGCGAGCAGACCCTCAACCAGTTGCTCGTTGAAATGGACGGCTTTGGCGCTAATGAAGGGATTATTATCGTGGCGGCTACTAACCGTCCTGACATTCTTGACCCTGCGCTGCTGCGTCCGGGCCGCTTTGACCGTCAAATCACGGTTGACCGTCCAGACGTCAAAGGCCGCGAAGCGGTGCTGAAAGTCCACGCGCGCAACAAGCCGCTGACCAAGAACGTCAACCTGAACACCATCGCGAAGCGTACAACCGGCTTCACCGGAGCCGATCTGGAGAATCTGCTTAACGAAGCAGCCCTCCTGGCGGCAAGACGCAACCGCAGAGATATTTCCATGACCGAAGTGGACGAAGCGATCGACCGCGTCATCGTAGGTACGGAGAAACGCAGCCGCGTGATCAGCGACCGCGAGAAACGGATTGTGGCTTTCCACGAAGCAGGTCATACTATTGTCGGCTACTTCTTGGAGCACGCTGACATGGTTCACAAGGTAACCATTATTCCTCGCGGTCGTGCTGGCGGATACGTCATCATGATGCCGAAGGAAGACCGCACACTCGTAACCAAACAGGAGCTGCTGGATCGCGTTACCGGTTTGCTTGGCGGCCGTGTCGCGGAGGAATTGTTTATCGGTGAAATCGGAACCGGTGCCTACAGTGACTTCCAGCAGGCGACCAGCATTGTCCGCAGTATGATTGTGGAATACGGTATGAGTGATAAGCTTGGACCGATGCAGTTTGGAACCTCCCAAGGCCAGGTATTCCTGGGCCGTGATATCGGCCACGAGCAGAACTATAGTGATCAGATCGCTTATGAGATCGATCAGGAGATGCAGCGTTTCATCACGGAATGTTACGAGCGCTGTCGTCAGCTTCTGACCGAACACTCCAAAGAAGTGCACCTAATCGCCGAAACGCTGCTTGAGCGTGAAACACTTGAGCTTGAAGATATCAAGCAATTGATCGAGAACGGCCGCATCGAGGAAGGTAACAATGATGACGGCGGCAGCCATAATGGCGGCGATGAATCCGGTACCCCAATCATCGATAATGTCGGTGACGTTAAAGTCCGCATTCAAGGTAAAGAAGGTACGGAACCGAATATTCCTCAGGGTGATATTCCGAACAACCTGCCGGGCGAAGGCGAGCCTTCCCGTGATATTCCGTTGGATACCCCTGATGGTACGGTAAAAGATCTTCCAACAGGTCCGTCCGAGGATGGTCATAAAGATGAGGATCCAAACGGCGGCGGCAACCGCAGCGTTTGA
- the hpt gene encoding hypoxanthine phosphoribosyltransferase, which translates to MQNDIQEVLITRKEIEDKVAELGAILSKEYEGRNPLVICVLKGAFIFMADLVKEITVPIELDFMAVSSYGASTKSSGVVKIIKDLDTSVEGRDVLIVEDIIDSGLTLTYLIDVLRRRGAKSTVVVTLFDKPARRTADLQADYTGFVLPDEFVVGYGLDYAEKYRNLPFIGVLKPEVYTT; encoded by the coding sequence TTGCAGAATGACATTCAAGAAGTACTCATCACACGGAAAGAAATTGAGGATAAGGTAGCGGAATTGGGGGCCATCCTCAGCAAAGAATACGAAGGTCGGAACCCGCTTGTGATTTGCGTGCTCAAGGGCGCCTTTATCTTTATGGCGGATTTGGTGAAGGAGATCACCGTGCCGATCGAGCTTGATTTTATGGCTGTCTCCAGTTATGGAGCATCAACTAAATCCTCCGGCGTGGTTAAGATTATTAAAGATCTGGATACCTCCGTTGAAGGCCGCGACGTGCTGATTGTCGAAGACATCATCGACAGCGGACTCACGTTGACCTATCTGATTGACGTGCTTCGCCGCCGCGGAGCGAAATCGACAGTGGTGGTTACGCTGTTTGACAAGCCGGCGCGCCGGACGGCGGATCTCCAGGCAGACTACACCGGTTTTGTATTGCCAGACGAGTTTGTTGTAGGCTATGGTTTGGATTACGCCGAGAAATACCGCAACCTCCCTTTCATCGGAGTGCTGAAGCCAGAGGTCTATACAACCTGA
- the tilS gene encoding tRNA lysidine(34) synthetase TilS yields MEPNLNQAVQQVKELAQDNGLWTPGDVIVVAVSGGPDSVALLHILSHIAREEKTSLKLVVAHVNHGFRPAESAGEADFVRHLALSYDWPFELAEFNVPLYMKEHGIGSQEAARKLRYEFLFRVAREYGARSVALAHHGDDQAETILMKLIRGSGLTGLGGMRLKREEKNVELIRPLLRMYKTDLVQICQESGLEFVTDSSNLINKYTRNAIRLDVLPFLGQYNGQLVPSLNRMAIIAESEDDFMNVAAEEQMKRLVSRDRSGALNLSCTSLAGLHVALQRRLIKLILTYLPLNTEETDFAKVEAVRHGALQEHPTTWRIDLGGGSICRREYDTLSFLAYQEAGNKGVFQCLVEVLPAVVPVPGTGRILHIRQLQRTRVPEALKPLSKDEALFDADELSCPLTVRTRLPGDTLRVAGLDGSKKVKDIFIDDKVPPSSRDKIPLVVDAAGRILWIPGIRRSDAAWVRADTETVIAMSWEAEDGNAGLVMGGDGYS; encoded by the coding sequence ATGGAACCGAACCTAAACCAAGCGGTGCAGCAGGTTAAAGAACTCGCACAGGACAACGGCTTATGGACGCCTGGAGATGTCATCGTGGTCGCAGTTTCGGGAGGACCGGACTCTGTGGCCCTTTTGCATATATTGAGCCATATTGCCCGCGAAGAGAAAACGAGTCTGAAGCTGGTGGTTGCCCATGTGAACCATGGATTTCGGCCGGCAGAATCGGCGGGAGAGGCCGATTTTGTACGTCATTTGGCTTTGTCATATGACTGGCCGTTTGAGCTTGCGGAATTTAATGTGCCTCTTTATATGAAGGAACACGGCATAGGCAGCCAGGAAGCGGCGAGGAAATTGAGATATGAATTTCTATTCCGAGTTGCACGCGAATACGGGGCCAGATCCGTTGCTTTAGCTCACCACGGGGATGATCAAGCCGAGACGATTCTCATGAAACTGATCAGGGGCAGCGGCTTAACCGGCCTTGGCGGAATGCGTCTTAAACGGGAGGAAAAAAATGTGGAACTTATCCGTCCGCTGCTGCGTATGTACAAGACGGACCTTGTCCAGATCTGCCAGGAAAGCGGACTTGAGTTCGTAACAGACAGCAGCAATCTGATCAACAAGTACACAAGAAATGCGATCAGGCTGGATGTGCTTCCTTTTTTGGGGCAATATAATGGTCAGTTGGTTCCATCTTTAAACCGGATGGCGATCATCGCCGAAAGTGAAGACGACTTTATGAACGTGGCCGCGGAAGAACAGATGAAGCGGCTGGTGAGCCGGGACAGAAGCGGCGCCCTGAACCTGAGCTGTACTTCTTTGGCCGGGCTACATGTCGCTTTACAACGGAGGTTGATTAAACTAATATTAACTTATCTGCCTTTAAATACGGAAGAAACGGATTTTGCCAAGGTTGAAGCGGTTAGACACGGGGCGCTGCAAGAGCATCCGACCACGTGGAGAATCGATTTGGGCGGCGGGTCCATTTGCCGCCGGGAATACGATACCTTGAGTTTCCTTGCTTATCAAGAGGCAGGGAATAAAGGCGTTTTTCAATGTCTGGTGGAGGTTTTGCCGGCTGTTGTCCCCGTTCCGGGAACAGGCCGGATTTTACATATCCGGCAGCTGCAGAGAACTCGTGTGCCAGAGGCATTGAAACCGCTTAGCAAAGACGAAGCTCTGTTTGATGCGGACGAGCTGTCCTGTCCGCTTACCGTACGTACCCGGCTTCCGGGCGATACCCTCCGTGTGGCGGGGCTCGACGGAAGCAAGAAGGTCAAAGACATCTTTATTGATGACAAGGTTCCACCTTCCTCGCGTGACAAAATTCCTTTGGTTGTGGATGCAGCGGGCCGGATTCTCTGGATTCCAGGCATCCGCCGTTCGGATGCGGCTTGGGTCCGGGCGGACACGGAAACCGTCATCGCGATGAGCTGGGAGGCCGAAGACGGCAATGCCGGGCTGGTCATGGGTGGAGACGGATATTCATAG
- a CDS encoding serine/threonine protein kinase: MTMSTDHAFIPGDVIRGRWRRGSYRICRLLGKGANGVVYLVQQENGGRQYALKLGFDTVDLQSEINVLKALQQKGIRRSPEDGAPFLIEVDDAELPGGHIPFYVMRYVKGEPLSVFISRKGPDWLDLTGLHVLKQLRMLHESGYVFGDLKPDNIMAGSYGSIELIDYGGVSQIGRSVKQFTEWYDRGFWNAGSRTADEAYDWFSFSVVCIHLLCGEELKRAAKVLPQMRTVDDLLSLAASHPRLTPYASWLKRGLTGRFESSREACELWDRTVCRRSSGRTNRKPTPAWLTGTFAVSVVLLGCALYLFLR; encoded by the coding sequence GTGACTATGTCCACTGACCATGCTTTCATACCGGGGGATGTCATCCGCGGACGCTGGCGCAGAGGGAGCTACCGGATTTGCAGACTGCTTGGGAAAGGCGCCAATGGGGTAGTCTATCTTGTTCAGCAGGAGAACGGCGGCCGCCAGTATGCGCTTAAGCTTGGTTTTGATACGGTGGATCTGCAATCTGAAATTAACGTATTAAAGGCGCTGCAGCAGAAAGGGATACGAAGAAGCCCGGAAGATGGGGCGCCGTTCCTGATTGAGGTAGACGATGCGGAGCTGCCTGGAGGACATATTCCTTTTTACGTGATGCGTTATGTAAAAGGCGAACCTTTAAGCGTGTTTATCTCACGCAAAGGTCCCGACTGGCTGGATCTGACCGGATTGCATGTGCTGAAGCAGCTTCGGATGCTGCATGAGAGCGGATATGTATTCGGGGATCTGAAGCCGGATAATATTATGGCCGGCAGCTATGGAAGCATTGAGCTGATTGATTATGGCGGAGTGAGCCAAATTGGCCGGAGCGTCAAGCAGTTCACGGAGTGGTATGACCGGGGATTTTGGAATGCCGGGAGCCGGACAGCTGATGAAGCCTATGACTGGTTCTCTTTCTCGGTAGTATGCATTCACCTGCTTTGCGGAGAAGAGCTGAAGAGGGCGGCCAAGGTCCTTCCCCAGATGCGAACAGTGGATGATCTTCTCAGCCTTGCAGCGAGCCATCCGAGACTTACACCTTATGCGAGCTGGCTCAAACGCGGGTTAACCGGACGGTTTGAGAGCAGCAGGGAGGCCTGCGAGCTCTGGGACCGGACGGTATGCAGGCGCTCTTCCGGGAGGACGAACCGAAAGCCTACGCCAGCATGGCTGACGGGAACTTTTGCGGTATCCGTTGTGCTGCTGGGCTGTGCTTTATATTTGTTTCTCCGGTAA
- a CDS encoding VWA domain-containing protein encodes MKQILLITDGCSNVGQSPVMAASYAKQEGITVNVVGIVDYGTIGELGAQEIHEIAQAGGGMSRLADTKQLARTMQMMTRKTVVQTIQQAVNKELKQILGGESLESLPPAKRSEVVEVMDELTETSPLDVALLIDVSASMKPKLAAVEEAIRDLLLSLAAREGQSRIAVFHFPGNHGGEEAVLDMDWTSDLSSTRSLFQRLVMKGATPTGPALLKVIDFFRYGTLNGYQTDLGEKGAGEGILSDYVH; translated from the coding sequence ATGAAGCAAATTCTATTGATCACGGACGGCTGCTCAAATGTGGGACAAAGCCCGGTTATGGCTGCCTCCTATGCCAAACAGGAAGGGATTACCGTTAATGTGGTCGGCATTGTCGACTACGGGACAATCGGCGAGCTTGGCGCACAAGAGATTCATGAGATAGCTCAAGCCGGCGGCGGGATGAGCAGGCTGGCGGATACGAAGCAGCTGGCGAGAACGATGCAGATGATGACGCGCAAAACCGTGGTTCAGACCATCCAGCAGGCGGTTAATAAGGAGCTAAAGCAAATTCTGGGCGGCGAATCGCTGGAATCCCTGCCTCCGGCTAAACGCAGCGAAGTTGTAGAAGTCATGGATGAGCTCACGGAAACCTCGCCGCTGGACGTAGCTCTGCTCATTGACGTGAGTGCCAGCATGAAACCAAAGCTTGCGGCTGTGGAAGAAGCGATCCGGGATCTGCTGCTGAGCCTGGCGGCCAGAGAAGGCCAAAGCCGGATTGCGGTGTTTCATTTTCCGGGAAACCATGGCGGCGAAGAGGCTGTACTGGATATGGACTGGACCTCAGATTTAAGCAGCACACGTTCGTTGTTTCAGCGTTTGGTGATGAAGGGAGCTACGCCTACCGGTCCTGCGCTCCTCAAGGTGATTGATTTCTTCCGATATGGTACACTAAATGGATATCAAACAGATCTGGGTGAGAAGGGTGCGGGAGAAGGAATTCTCAGTGACTATGTCCACTGA
- the spoIIE gene encoding stage II sporulation protein E, whose protein sequence is MEKRNVIAFPGMKRSREQGEKNGLAGKWREWPAADRFIRFVTANKWGMLLTLVGFLLGKATILNELSPFAAAFFAVIAFMRRDLIIPVFGSILLGSLFAVQPHLPTVLCEMIMILLMKKGMETFERSELSYAPIMVFTAAFFVNLFEAVIGPSLTWYALTMAVMDSVLSFVLTLVFIQALPVFTFRKKTTQLRNEEILCLIILLASVMTGAVGWKVYGLSVEHILSRYLILLFALVGGAPLGASVGVVTGLILSLADMSAIYQMSLLAFSGMLAGMLKEGRKWAVGFGMLLGSSILSIYLSGPGDVMASTWETCVAVALFLLTPKTVTAMIAKYVPGTQDHSQSQHEYAKRIRDITAERVTQFSQVFKQLSRSFGQVAGASEISKRTQELDHFMNAATEGVCATCFRKNQCWDGKFYQTYKYMTEVMSAIEENPEFGKGDVPGSWKKICIKTDGVLAAMKHEYDLYQHDMHWKRQIYDSRQLVAEQLSGVSQVMEDLAKEIKREGQEMSLQEEQIREALEQMGLSIHGVDIISLDHGQVEIEMMHNFTKGYDECRKLIAPLLSDILGEQITVVNETAGVKEGIRTVTFGSAKTYEIATGVAGTAKGGDLLSGDSFSAVELGNGKFAVALSDGMGNGERAKLESSTALGILEQLLQSGMDETLAIKSVNSVLMLRSPDEVYATVDMALIDEYSAKTTFLKIGSSPSFIKRGSEVIPVSASNLPVGIIQDIEIDLVTLQLHPGDTLIMMTDGIYDAPGHAINKELWIKRLITEIESDDPQEMADCLLESVIRYQKNQIEDDMTVVIAKVNHHMPAWSNLQIPGLQRMERPRTVS, encoded by the coding sequence ATGGAGAAGCGAAATGTGATTGCGTTTCCGGGAATGAAGAGAAGCAGAGAGCAAGGGGAGAAAAATGGGCTTGCTGGCAAGTGGAGAGAGTGGCCTGCGGCAGACCGTTTTATTCGGTTCGTTACGGCCAATAAATGGGGCATGCTGCTGACCCTGGTTGGATTCCTTCTCGGCAAGGCAACCATATTGAATGAGCTTAGTCCTTTTGCGGCTGCGTTTTTTGCGGTCATTGCTTTTATGCGGAGGGATTTGATCATTCCGGTATTCGGTTCGATTCTGCTGGGCTCGCTGTTTGCGGTTCAGCCTCATTTGCCGACGGTTCTATGTGAAATGATCATGATTCTGTTGATGAAAAAAGGTATGGAGACGTTCGAACGCTCCGAATTGTCTTATGCGCCGATCATGGTGTTTACGGCAGCTTTTTTCGTTAATCTGTTTGAGGCGGTCATCGGCCCATCGCTTACCTGGTATGCGCTGACGATGGCAGTGATGGATTCGGTGCTCAGCTTTGTATTAACGCTGGTGTTCATCCAGGCGCTGCCCGTGTTTACCTTCCGGAAAAAGACGACCCAGCTCAGGAATGAAGAGATTTTATGCCTCATCATTCTGCTGGCTTCGGTGATGACAGGGGCCGTGGGCTGGAAGGTGTACGGGCTGTCGGTGGAACATATTTTATCCAGGTATCTGATTCTGCTGTTCGCTTTAGTGGGGGGAGCCCCGCTCGGCGCTTCCGTGGGCGTCGTGACGGGGCTGATCCTTAGCCTGGCCGATATGTCGGCTATCTATCAGATGAGCCTGCTTGCTTTCTCCGGGATGCTGGCGGGTATGCTGAAGGAAGGAAGAAAGTGGGCGGTCGGCTTTGGCATGCTGCTGGGGTCTTCGATTTTATCTATTTACCTGTCAGGGCCGGGTGATGTCATGGCCTCAACTTGGGAAACCTGCGTCGCCGTGGCGCTGTTCCTGCTTACCCCTAAGACGGTTACGGCGATGATTGCCAAATATGTTCCGGGAACGCAGGATCACAGCCAGTCACAACATGAATATGCAAAAAGGATCCGGGATATTACTGCGGAACGTGTTACCCAGTTCTCTCAGGTGTTCAAGCAGCTGTCGCGCAGCTTCGGACAGGTGGCCGGAGCCTCCGAAATCTCCAAGCGGACCCAGGAGCTGGACCATTTCATGAACGCAGCCACCGAAGGCGTATGCGCGACCTGCTTCCGCAAGAATCAATGCTGGGACGGGAAATTCTATCAGACCTATAAATATATGACTGAGGTAATGTCAGCTATCGAAGAGAACCCGGAGTTTGGCAAGGGGGATGTGCCGGGAAGCTGGAAAAAAATCTGCATCAAGACCGATGGCGTGCTTGCCGCTATGAAACATGAATATGATCTGTATCAGCATGATATGCACTGGAAACGTCAAATTTACGACAGCCGCCAGCTTGTGGCCGAGCAGCTGTCCGGCGTCTCTCAGGTTATGGAGGACTTGGCCAAAGAAATTAAAAGGGAAGGCCAGGAAATGTCGCTGCAGGAGGAGCAGATCCGCGAAGCTTTGGAACAGATGGGTTTATCCATTCACGGCGTTGATATTATTTCGCTTGACCACGGGCAGGTCGAGATTGAGATGATGCATAATTTCACCAAAGGTTATGATGAATGCCGGAAGCTGATCGCGCCGCTGTTATCGGATATTTTAGGCGAGCAGATCACGGTGGTGAATGAAACGGCCGGAGTGAAAGAGGGTATCCGGACAGTCACGTTTGGTTCAGCGAAAACCTATGAAATTGCGACGGGCGTGGCCGGAACGGCTAAAGGCGGCGACCTGCTGTCCGGAGACAGCTTCAGCGCCGTTGAGCTTGGCAACGGCAAATTCGCGGTTGCGCTTAGCGACGGGATGGGGAACGGCGAGCGGGCCAAGCTGGAGAGCAGCACGGCACTGGGTATTTTGGAGCAGCTGCTGCAATCCGGCATGGATGAGACGCTGGCGATCAAGTCGGTCAACTCCGTGCTCATGCTGCGTTCTCCGGATGAGGTTTATGCAACGGTTGATATGGCGCTGATAGATGAATACTCAGCCAAAACGACCTTTCTGAAAATAGGCTCCTCGCCGAGCTTTATTAAACGGGGCAGCGAGGTTATCCCCGTCAGCGCAAGCAATCTGCCCGTCGGGATCATTCAGGATATCGAAATTGATCTGGTCACGCTGCAGCTTCATCCGGGCGACACCTTGATCATGATGACGGATGGCATTTATGACGCGCCGGGCCATGCGATCAACAAAGAGCTGTGGATCAAACGTTTAATTACCGAGATTGAAAGCGACGATCCGCAGGAAATGGCAGACTGCTTGCTTGAGTCTGTAATTCGCTACCAGAAGAATCAGATCGAGGACGATATGACCGTTGTTATTGCCAAGGTGAATCACCACATGCCGGCTTGGTCAAACCTGCAGATTCCAGGGCTGCAGCGAATGGAACGACCGCGGACAGTAAGCTGA